TAACGCTATATATTTATGATGATTTTGGTTGTTTGGATAGTATAAGTAAGTCTTACAGAATAAATGAGAATTTAAAAGATAGTGTATTTGTCCCTTCAGCATTTACACCTAATGGAGATCAAGATAATGAGCTATTTATACCAATATTTAACATATCACCTAGAGAATATGAATTTTCCATTTTTAATAGATGGGGTCAGCGTATATTTTATAGCACAGATCCAAAGTTAGGTTGGAATGGTAGATATAAAAATAAACTTGTTCAAAACGGCATTTACACCTATAAATTACTATTCAACTTAAAATCGATAACGGGAACATTTACTGTAATGGGGGAAAAATAAAAAAGGTCTGAAAAATCAGACCTTTTTGCGGAGAGAGAGGGATTCGAACCCCCGGTACATTGCTGTACAATGGTTTTCAAGACCACCGCATTCGACCACTCTGCCATCTCTCCTGCGGACGGCAAAAGTAAAATATTTTTAGTTTTATTTCACATATTGAAAGAAAAAAACAATAAAATTTTTAGAATTAATTATCGATATTAATTTTTTAACTTAGCATTATGAAGTATTATCTATTTACTAAGAGTCTTTTCACTTGCTTTTACCTCTTACTTTTTCAGTCATTTTCATATGCTCAACAAATAGATGCTAGGTTTGATATTGCTCATTTTCAATCTGAAAAAATACCCTATATAGAAACTTATTTATCTGTAAATGGAAATGGAGTAAGCTATCTAAGCCAGGCAAATGGTACTTTTCAAGCCCAACTTGCAGTTGTTGTTGAATTCGTTCAAGATGATAATATCATAAAAGTAGACAAGTATAATTTATCGAGCCCAGAAATAAAGGACACTTCATTTATCGACTTTGTTTTTTTAGACCAACAACGCTATCAGCTTTCTGAAGGGGATTATACTCTTAGGTTAAACATAACGGATATTAACAAAACTGAGGTAGAAATTAAGCATGAACAAGCCATTACAATAAATGTAATTAATAATGGTTTTTCAGATGTTCAATTAGTAGAATCGTATAGCCAAACAATAGAAAAAAATATATTAAGTAAGGGTGGTTATGATTTAGTACCTTTTATTTCAAACCTATACAATACTGCAAATAAAAAATTAAGTTACTATTTCGAGTATTATTCTGATACTGATGAAGAAGTACTAATTCAAAGCAGTATTATTTCCCAGTCAACACAAAAAATTGTTAATGAGCTTGTCAAAAGAAAAAAATGTAACTCCATGTTTGACGCTAGTTTAAATACATTTCCCATCGACAATTTAACAAGTGGTACTTACTATTTAAAGATTGAGGCTATAAATAGAAATAATGAAGTTATACATACTCAAAAACGACAGTTTTATAAAATAAATAAAGACCTAAAAGATGAATTTGTTTTTGAGGATACTTTTATATTATCAGTAGATAACAAAGACACTTTAAAACAATACATAGAGTATTTACACCCCCTACAATCATCGATAGAAAATATTCAAGCTAAAAACTTAGATTATGAGAATGTAGAAATGCTACAAAAGTATTTTTACAGATTTTGGTATGATCGAGATCCATTCAATACTGAACAGAGTTGGAAAAATTATTACAATCTGGTGAAGCTGGTCAATAAAGAGTTTACAAATGGAATAATTGATGGGCACTTAACCGATAGAGGAAGAATATATTTAAGTTATGGCTCTCCAAATTCTAGGTCACAAGAAATAATGCCTAAGGGTTTTCAACCCTTTGAAGTTTGGCACTACTACTCTATTGGAAATGAGAGGGATATTAAGTTTATTTTCTCTAACGATAGAATGCCTAATGAGTATCGCTTAGTTTATACCAACAAATTCGGAGAAATCAATGATAAAGATTGGCTAAACCGATTCGAAGAAAATTATTACGATGATTTCGATGAAGGAAAAAAATCTCCTATTGATTATTACAACAACCCTAACTAACACCACTTGAATAGCTTTTTATTGATATTGCTAAAATTGTATGCTCGTCTTCCAATGGGTTTAATCTACATTATAGGTATCAAATTAGCCCTTCTTCTAAGAATTTTTTCCTACAGAAAAAAAGTGATTGACAACAACCTAACAAATGCTTTTCCAGATAAGGATAAGTCATCACTAAGAAAAATAAAAATTCAATTTTACTCTTATTTTGGGCAACTCCTCGCAGAGTCCATAAAGCTATTTCATTGTTCTGAAGATACGATTAGAAAAAGTCATAAATTCGTTAATGATTCTCAAGTAAATGCTT
Above is a window of Flavobacteriales bacterium DNA encoding:
- a CDS encoding GWxTD domain-containing protein, producing the protein MKYYLFTKSLFTCFYLLLFQSFSYAQQIDARFDIAHFQSEKIPYIETYLSVNGNGVSYLSQANGTFQAQLAVVVEFVQDDNIIKVDKYNLSSPEIKDTSFIDFVFLDQQRYQLSEGDYTLRLNITDINKTEVEIKHEQAITINVINNGFSDVQLVESYSQTIEKNILSKGGYDLVPFISNLYNTANKKLSYYFEYYSDTDEEVLIQSSIISQSTQKIVNELVKRKKCNSMFDASLNTFPIDNLTSGTYYLKIEAINRNNEVIHTQKRQFYKINKDLKDEFVFEDTFILSVDNKDTLKQYIEYLHPLQSSIENIQAKNLDYENVEMLQKYFYRFWYDRDPFNTEQSWKNYYNLVKLVNKEFTNGIIDGHLTDRGRIYLSYGSPNSRSQEIMPKGFQPFEVWHYYSIGNERDIKFIFSNDRMPNEYRLVYTNKFGEINDKDWLNRFEENYYDDFDEGKKSPIDYYNNPN